CCTAGACCTGATAATAAGGTTAATGATAAGCCTCAGATAGGCTTTGTTAATGGTCTTGCAGTATATGGAGCAAATATGGGGGCTGTGATGGAAATTGAAGCTAGTGCGAAAAAGAGTAAATTCCGAAAAGGACAATTAAAGATAACTGGTATTGTTGAGGAAGAGGAAATAAGCAGCTTTAACAGGAAAATAGTTAGGAAAAGTATGGCTAGGTGTTCCGTTGAGAATGTCATAACTGTTTTGGATAAAGTATTCAATATAGGTTGTGATAAGTATGATATTCACGTCAATTTCCCAGGAGGTTCTCCAGTAGATGGGCCTTCAGCAGGAATAAGCATAACAACGGCAATATACAGTGCCATTTTTGGAATTGTAATAGATAATGAAGTGGCTATGACAGGGGAAATCTCTTTGTATGGAAACGTTAAGCCTATAGGGGGAGTTAATGCCAAAATTGCTGCAGCAATAAAAGCTGGAGCAAAGAAAATAATAATACCTAAAGAAAATTGGCAGGATAGTTTTGCTGCTATAGAAGGTGCCAAGGTTATTGCTGTCAACCATATCAAAGAAGTGCTAGATATAGCTTTGCTGAAAGAGGAAAGTGTAAATTCTACAGTAACTATAGACGGAAGTAATACAATCCTTTCAGCTAAATCCCTCAATTAATAAAAAGTTAATATAGAAGCTGGTCAAAATTAATTATAATAATTGAAAATCAGCTATTTTATGGTTATAATATATAAGTCTAGCCAAGTGTTTTCTGCATATTAAGCACTTGGCTGTAAAATATTATATGAAATGAGGGGAGAAAAATGGAAAAACAGCTGAAGATTCTTCCTCTGATTCCCTTAAGAGGTATCACGATATTTCCTTATATGGTCATGCATTTTGATGTTGGCAGAGAAAAATCTATTTTAGCATTGGAAGATGCAATGCTAAATAGTCAGGAAATTTTTTTAGTTGCTCAAAAGGACGCTAAGGTTGAGGAACCTAGTGAGGATGACATATATACTATAGGTACTGTTTGTACCATTAAGCAAATATTGAAGCTTCCTGGAAACACTGTACGAGTGTTAGTTGAAGGAATAAATAGAGCAGAGTTGGCAAATGTTACACAACAGGAGCCGTTCTTTAAAGCGGAAATCAATATTCTTGAAGAGGCTGAGTGTGCGGAAGATAATAAATGTGAAGCCTTGATGCGTGCGGTGAAGAAAGCCTTCGATGAATATATTTCGCTTTCAGGAAATATGCCTAACGAACTTTTAATATCAACAGATGATCTGGAAAGCCCAGGAAGATTGGCAGATGTCATAAGTTCTTTTCTGATGCTTAAAGGTGAAACAAAGCAGGAATTATTAGAAGCTCATGATGCTAAGGATAGACTAGAAAAGCTTACAGTAGTTTTAAGAAATGAAATAGATATTCTAAAAATTGAAAGAAAAATTGGCGTTAAAGTTAAAAGTAAAATTGATAAAGTTCAAAAAGAATATTATTTAAGAGAGCAGCTTAAAGCTATTCAAGAAGAGTTAGGCGAAGAAGATGAGGACAAGAAGGAAATTACAAGATATAAGAATAAGATAAATAAGGCTAAACTTCCTAAGCCAGTTAAAGAAAAGGCTTTATATGAGCTTGACAGGCTAAAAAATAGTGGTTCTTACTCATCTGAAGGAGGCGTTATTCGAACTTACCTTGATTGGATAATAGAGCTCCCTTGGAATAACTTAACTGAGGATAATTTAGACATTAAAAGAGCTAGAGAAGTGTTTGAAAGAGAACACTATGGCTTAGAAGATGTTAAGGATAGAATAATTGAGTATTTAGCAGTTAGAAAGATGAGCAACTCCTTGAAGGGCCCTATAATTTGCCTTGTAGGACCTCCAGGAGTAGGTAAGACGTCTATTGCACGTTCCATTGCAAATGCATTAAATAGGAATTTTGTAAGGATGTCTTTAGGCGGTGTAAGGGACGAGGCTGAAATAAGAGGTCATAGAAAGACTTATGTTGGTGCAATACCCGGAAGAGTTATATATGGAATGAAGCAAGCTAAGTCTAAAAATCCTTTATTTCTTTTAGACGAAATAGATAAGATGAGTAATGATTTTAGGGGAGACCCAGCTGACGCATTGCTTGAAGTTTTAGATGCTGAACAAAATAGTACCTTTAGAGATCACTACCTTGAACTTGATTTTGATTTATCACAGGTATTATTTATAACTACTGCAAATAGCTTGGAAACTATTCCTAGACCACTTCTTGATAGAATGGAAGTGATAGAGGTATCTGGGTACACTTATGAAGAAAAGTTCCATATTGCAAAAGACCACTTGATTCCAAAGCAGCTTAAGGAACACAATATTGAAGAGAATAAAATAACTTTTGCTGACAGCGCAATTTATAATGTAATAGAAAACTATACTAGAGAATCTGGAGTAAGAAGTCTTGAAAGAAAGTTAGGGGCAGTTTTAAGGAAAACTATTGCAGAGATGCTGGAAAAAGATAAAGAAAATGCGCATATAACAGCAAGCCATGTTAAGAAGTATTTGGGACCTGCTATATTTACTTATGATAAAATAGACAAAGAAGATAAAATCGGTGTAGTTATGGGAATGGCTTGGACTGGATATGGTGGAGATACTTTGCCTGTAGAGGTTACAGTTATGCAGGGAGATGGAAAACTTGAGCTTACTGGACAATTAGGTGATGTTATGAAAGAATCTGCAAGGGCAGGTTATAGTTATGTTAGGGCCAATGCTGAGAAGTATGGAATAAACCCAGAGTTCCGCAAGGATAAGGATGTGCATATTCATGTTCCAGAAGGTGCAGTTCCTAAAGATGGGCCATCTGCTGGAGTAACCATAATTACTGGATTAGTATCAGCCTTAAGTTCTAAAAAGGTTAAACATAATGTTGCTATGACAGGTGAAATAACACTAACGGGAAGGGTGCTTCCTATAGGTGGTTTGAAAGAAAAATGCCTTGCGGCCTATAGAGCAGGTATTGATACAGTTATTATTCCTAAGGACAATGAAAAAGATATGCTGAAGATTCCTAAGAGCATTAAGAGCAAGTTAACTTTTGTGTTAGCTGATAAAATAGATGATGTGCTTCAAAATGCACTAGCAAGTGAGGATTATAATGGAAATTAAACAATCAGAATTTATTACCTCTGCTGTAACGCCTAATCAGTATCCAGAGGAAAATAGAGTTGAAATAGCTTTTGTTGGTAGATCTAATGTTGGTAAATCTTCTATAATTAACAGTCTTACAAATAGAAGGGGTCTTGCTAAGGTTAGTTCTACACCAGGTAAGACAAGGCTTATAAATTTTTTCCTTATTAATAATATATTTCACTTGGTAGATTTACCTGGCTATGGTTATGCAAAAGTTTCAAAGGTTGAAAAGCAAAGTTGGGGAAAGATAATTGAAAGTTATCTTTTAAACAGACCTCAGCTTAGGAAAGTTGTGCTTTTAGTAGATAGCCGTCATAAACCTTCCGAAGATGACATATTAATGTATAAATGGATTAAGCATTATGGTCATAATACCTTGATAGTAGCCACGAAGAAGGATAAGCTTAAAAAGAGTGAAATTCCGAAAAGTGAAAAGCTTATTAGGGAAACTTTAGAACTCTCTAAAGACGAAAAGGTCATGTTTTTCTCTTCGTTAAACAAGGAAGGAAGAGAAGAACTCTTAGATGAACTTTTCAAGGAGTTGGAGCAAGAGTAATAGGAGCATTTCTAATCCATTAACTTTCACGGATTGGAAATGCTTTATTTTAATTGTTGAAGAGGGATAAGATGGTTAGATATTTGCAAAATTTTTTAATTTATATATTTTTATATATACCACCCTTAATATTCTTTATTAGATGTTGTATTAAAAGACGAGTGAATAAGCTCTTGCTTTTTGGGGTAGGTATCTTATACTTAACCCTAGCAATGTTTTCTCAAAACTTTTTACCATTTATATTAGTGCTTATGAATATAAGATTTATTAAATCAGAAGATAATGGAATAATTACTGATGGATACGAAAATTACTTTAATTCCAGTAAAGATTATATTAGATATAATTTTAATATAAAAAATTTTAAGTTTTTAAATGGAATTGCTTATGGAGCATTAACTTATTCATCAACAATTGTTGCAAACATTATCATTGTTATGGTGCTTCAAGCGTATAATATCAACCTTAATGAACAGGAAATTGTTAGAGAGCTTTCTAAGGGTTCACTAAATCAATTATTATATATGTTTCCTATGATGGTTTTGTTTGCGCCAATAGTTGAAGAATTTACCTTTAGATGGTTGTTGTTTGAAAAAATATTAAGACCTAGAATAGGAATATATATGGCGGCTTTTATATCTAGCATTATGTTTTCTTTAATACATTTCAATTTAAGATCTTTTCCTGTAATAATGCTTATAGGAATTATTAATTGCTATTTCATAGATAAAAAGGGTTATTGGTATGCAGTTTTTAATCATCTAGTATTCAATTCTGTTACTGCTGTAATAATGCTCTTACAAAAAATAAGCTGAACTTTAAATTTATAAAGTTCAGCTTATTTTTTTGTGTCAAAAAGTCTTTCTCGGAATAGTATATATTAGAAAACAAAAGACAGAAAATCTTCTGGAAAGGAGGAGTGGTAGGGTGAACAGTGCATCAAGAGAACTCGCAGTAACCACATACACCAATCCTATAGGCCCAGTTGGTGGATGGGGAAGAGGCAATAACAATATCATCATATGGGTGGTATTAATAATAATCTTCCTTGGCTTTACTGGGAATGACTTCGGATTTGGCGGATGTGGCGGCGGATGTGGTAGCCATAAGAAACATCATCATAAGAGAGGTAGAAATAATAACTTCTTTGGTGATAATGGATGGTTCATATTAATCATATTCGCTATATTTTTCCTATTTAACGACGGAGGAGGAGCAAACACAAACATTATAAATGTTGATACAGATGCAGAAGATGCAGCAACTTGTTAGTTAACGAAGGCTGGAAAATAAATAGCCTGGGCTGAGAGGAAGCCCTTAATGAAAAGGAGGATATAAATTTATGAGTAAAAAGTGTTGTAAAGAAAATTATTGCGAGAACAAAGGTACATTCTTAGGATTAGGAAACTGCTGCTGTGATTTCCCAACTTTAATAATATTAATACTGATAATACTTCAGTTTAATAAAAAAGGAAATTGGGGATTTTCTGCTCCAGTAGCTCAAGCTGTTGATGAATGTGGAAATTCTGCTCCAGTAGCTCCAGGTAACTTCTTTGGAGGCCACAATTTAATCGACAACAGCATTCTGTTCATAATTGCACTGTATTTCCTTTCCTGCTGCAATCCTTGCAGAAAATAGACTTTAATTGGAGGGCTGATTATAGCCCTCCTTATCATAACATAAAAATAACTGCTTAATTAAGGAAAGGAATTCAGGGGAGGTGAATTTATGGGAAAGCATAATAGAAAACATAACAGGAATAAAGAGGACAATAATCAAGGAAATAATAATTTAAATAATTTTGATATGGGACAGGTGGGGAATTTATTAAACATGGATCCTAGCCAACTGTCAGGTATGCTCAATAATATAGATATGAATCAAATCTCTTCTATGCTTCAAGGAATGGGTGGAGGTGGTTCAGCTTCAAAAGGTGGAGAGTCTAATATGACTCAAGGTAATTATGATAAAAGAATGGAGCTTTTAAACGCAATGAAACCACTAGTTGATGCTGAAAAGTCTCAGCTTATTGACTCGATAATCCAAATATATAATATAAGCAGGATTATGAAAAAATAGGCAATACTATACTCAATATTTTGCGCATAGATTATATTCATAAACTAAAAATTAGATGTATACTTAAAATAAAATTTATAAAAAACTGAGGAGCCTAATAGCACAAAAAATTTTACAACAGAATATTATGTAGTATAAACGAATGAAATACAAAGCCCAAAAGAAACAGCAAATCCATATATCCCAAGATACAAGAGAATTAAGCTGTTTCAATAAACTTTCATCGTTTAAAAAACAAAAGTTTAAGAATAGATTACGCTAAACCATTGCCCAAGAAAGGGGGGTTTCATATGAGTAGAAAGCACAGACACGGGTATTGTTATGATGAAAAAGGTCTCAGCAATTGCTGCTGCAGTTTCCCAACTCTAGTAATTCTTATCCTTATAATCCTTCAGTTCAACAGACACGGCTTATACGGTGCAAACAATGCTGACGGAGTTGGAAATCTGGGATACTTTGGAACAGTAGATAACAGCATATTATTCATCATAGCTCTATTCTATCTTTCCTGCTGCAACCCATGCAAAAGATAGTGTAATATAAACCGAAAAGGAGAACCTGAAAAAGGTTCTCCTTATTTTTACTCAAGTACTTCGGAGGCATTTTTAGTTGTAATCATGGTACATTTACCATCGAAGGAGCCTCCCTCTTTTATTATTAGGTTTTTAACTGTAATGTCACCTGAAATTCTCCCACTTGATTCTATGGTTAACGAATTGTCACAAATAACATTACCCTCTACTTTTCCATTTATAAAAGCACTTTTGCAACTTATATTACTTCTGCATGAAGAGTTTTTACCCAATACAATCTCATCTTGCCAAAGTATATCACCATCAACAGTGCCATCTATTTTTATCAAGCCTTCACCTGAGAGCGAGCCATTAATTAAACATTTCTCTCCTATTAATGTTTCAATCTTGTTCAGATTTTTTTCTTTTTCATTAAACATATGTACCCCCCATTTTTAGCAAGTATTTTCAAAGCTATTATATTACTTGAAACTTACTTATATTCCATAACTTGAAGGTTAAACTGTGGCGTATGAATATTAAAGTAGCCGTAAAGGTTTTGCCCATCTGCACAAAAAATATTTGAATAAAGCTGGATTTATGATAATTAATAATATTTATAAAAAATATGATAAAAAATTAGAAAAATGTGTTTTTATATGAATAAAATATCTTCAATTGGTCAATATTAATAATGTAAATTGGAGATAAAATCTCCAAAGCATATAATGAAAGCATCACACTTTCATTTAATGCTAGAACCCCCCATCCCCCTTGGGACCGCTAACCACGGTCCCTTTTGTTTTTAAAATTTTTATTAATCTAGGGTTATAGAATAAATTTTAAAATAATTATTTTCCTCTGCTTTCCCATTAGGCTTTAGTAAAACATTTAAAGAATAATTCTTAATTTTATCTTTATTTAAATTAGATATTCCTTTAAAGTTTAAAGTCCATGTAATTTCTGAGGTATCACCATTTTTATCGGATTTGCTATCTCTGAATATACAGTTTTGGAATGCATAGGTATTATTTTCTCCTGCAATTTTTCCAATGACAGAAATATCTTGTCCGCTTAAACCAGGATAAAAGATATTAGCCGGTTTATTTGGTTCACTTCCAGGAAGAGCTTCTATGTATTTGATAAAGGAAAAAATGCTGTCTTTACCCATGTAATTATCCTTATAGTTGAATACAACATTCTCAAGCTTACTTACATCATGCATATACATGAAAGTCGAGAGCTCGATTTTGTTTGAAGTTAGCTTTCCAGTCATAAATCTAGGAGTTTTATTGTTTGTGCAGTCAGAGAAACCAATAATGCTGTTTGAAGCACAAAATATATCTTTAAACTTTCCTTCACTCCACATGAATACATGCTGTAATGGAGTTTCCTTTTGTGATGCTTGTACGAAAATTTCAGGCGTTTTGTCCCTTGTGATGTCCATTAATGTAACTTTCAATGGATTGCTAACATCATATATACCAACTGTGGGCAGTTTTTTGTCCGGCTCCAAAAGCAAGCTTTTTTCTCCTGTGTTTACTTCCATGTAGTACTTGTCCTTTTCTGTTTTAATATAAAGGATATCCTTTTTTCCATCCCCAGTTAAGTCGCTTTGGAGAAGTTTGTTATTATCCACCAAAGTGTTAAAGGTCGGTGAGGATTTTCTTGTCAGTAGAAGAATAAGTGAAAGGATTAAAATAATGGTAACTAAAACAGAATAGTAAATATGTTTTTTCTTTAGAAATATTACCCTAAATTTCATATAAATCACCTCCATTTAATTATATGAAGGAATTATATATTTAATTAATTTACACAAAATAAAATTAGAGATTTTATAAATATTTTATAAGGGAGGATAATTATTTATGAATAATGATGAGATGTTTTTAACAAAAATGCTAAGAGGAGAGAATATGGGGATAAATTTATATGAAAAATATATAAGCAAGCTTCCCAAGGGGCAGTATAAGAGAGAAATAGAAAAATTTAGACAAGAACACATAAGACATAAAAGCAGACTTGAAAATATAATGTCCTCTAGAGACATAGAAGTAAGCAGTGAAATAGGTTTACAAGGGAAAATGACTGAAGTTATGACAGCTGCAAGATTAATTTTTAAGAATAATCCTAAGTCTATACTTAAAGAAATTCGCAAGGGTGAGTTTATGGCTGCAAAATATAGCAAGGAATATCTTTCAGAGTTCAGTGAAAGCTTAAAACCAGATATAGAAAAGATAATTAAGGAAGATAGTGAACGGATATCAAGGCTGGATAAAATTATAGAAACGTTGTAAACCTAAACTATTAGAATATTATATGTTTATTGAAGGGAGGGTGAGAAGTGAAAACTAAAAAAATTTTAGCAGTAATGATAAGCTTATTTATTTGTATAACCCTTTCAGCCTGCAAGAATAAGAGTAAAAACTCAGAGGAGAGCAAAGATAAAAATCTAAACATTTATGTTGATATTAAAGATAAAAATTCCTTAAACATAATTAAGTATTTAACGGAAGAATACAAAAAGGAAAATCCTCAATTTAAAATAAAGGTTAATGATGTTTTAGGTGGAGGAAATAATGTATTTGAAGATATAAGCAAGGGCACTGAGGCAGATTTAATCTTTACTTCTAGAAACACAATGATGGAGCTTGCTCAAAAAGGTCTTATTGCAGATATGGCTCAGCAATATGAAAGAAATAAGATAGGAGATAAATTTCATAAAATAGTGTCATCTTATGGAAGAGTAGGAGAAAAGTACTACGGCATAGGTATAATGCCATATACAATGGAAGTTTTTTATAATAGTGAGGCCTTAAGCAAGCTTGGTATAGCAGCTCCTACAAACATCAAAGAAATGGCAGTGGTAATAAAAAAACTATCAAGCAGTAACATAAGAATCCCTGTGGTGCTTCCAGAGGACTTAGACATAAATACTGCGCTATCTGCAATTGTTGCTAGTAATACCGTAAAGCTTTCACAGTTGGATGCAGCTTATAATAATAAAGAGGCATATAAGAATATTAAGGATATGCAGAGAATATTTGATGATATAAATACTATAGTAAAGGAAACTCAATTAAATAAAAATATTTTTGAGCTTGGCAATGATTCTACTATAAATGCACTTGCAAATGGGACAATTCCAATATTAATTAGTACTTCTTACTACAGTGAAACTTTAAGTAATGGAAAAGTAAATTTGGTAGAAAACTATACAATAACACCTAATAAGACAGGAAATGTTCCAATAATAATGAATAGCATTCTTTGCGTTCCTACAAATGGTAAGAATCAAGAAGCAGCAGGAAAGTTTATAAAATTTGTTATTAGCGATGATACTCAAGAGAAATTAACAAAAAAAGGATACGTTACAGGCAACAAAAAAAGTGATGAAAAACTTTCTGGTCTGGGAGCAAGTATATCGAAGCATCTTATGGGGGCAGGAGACGACAACATAGTATACGTTTATAGCCTTCCTCAAAAATATCAAGGTGTAATATCTAGCAAAATAGATGCTATATTAAGTGGTAAGTATAGTGGAAAAGAGTGGCATGAAATTGTGGATGAAGCCAGTAAATAAAAGAAAGGATATGTTAAAACCAAACTGAGGTTTAACATATCCTTTTATATTTACTAGATTTAATCTTCATGAAGGTTATCAATATTGTTTTTACATTCTTTACATAAACCATAGAAGTAAACTTGATTTGTCATAACTTCATAGTCAGTATGATCTTTGATAGAATCATTCAAATCAGATAAACAAAATCCTTCAATGTCATCTACCTTTCCGCAGCTAAGACACTGTATATGAGAGTGAGGACACACTTTACCATCATATCTAAAGTTTCCTTCACCTACATTTAGTTCTTGGACTAAATCTACTTCTACTAGAGTTTTAAGTGCTTTATAAACTGTAGCAAGACTCATAGTTGGATAATCTGGCTGAAGAGCTTTATATATAACCTCTGCAGAAGGATGTTCGTTTGTTGATTTTAAATATTTGTACACTGCTATACGTTGAGGGGTAAGTTTAAGTTTTTTGTCTTTAAAAACTTCAGATAAGTTATTCATATGCACCATCCTTGTTATATAATTGATTATATTATATAATAAAAATTATTTATTGTCAAAGAAAACCTATTCAATAAATAAACACTTTATTAACTAGTAAAATTTTAATAATACATTTGTGTTCTATAGTCATATTATATTAATAATAAAGTTTTTTCTCAATACTGAATATTAATAAGCTAGGAAAAGGGGGACATTATTTTGAGAAGAACCTATGTTTTAGACACAAATGTTATCCTATATTCACCAAACGCCATATTTTCCTTTGGAGAAAATGACGTGGTTATTCCAGAGGTGGTACTCGAGGAACTTGATTCCTTTAAAAAGGATAAAAGTGATTTAGGTTCTAATGCAAGACATGCAGCAAGAATTATAGATAAGCTGAGAAAGCAGGGAAAATTAAATAAAGGAATTGAACTTACTGGTGGAGGAAAATTTAGAGTTGAAATGAATCACTTTGATACCGAAATACCGCCACTTTGGAACAGACAAAAGCCTGATAATAGGATTATACAGGTTTGTAAGGGCCTTAAAGAGCAAGGGGAGGATGTATGCCTAGTTACAAAGGATATATTTGAGAGAATTAAGGCAGATACAGTTGACATAGACTCTGAAGACTTTTATGAAAAGATGGTTCCAGAATATGAAAGTCAGTATACTGGAAGAATTGATGTCTATACTTCTTCAGAAAAACTGGACGAGTTTTATCAAAAAAAGTGTCTTGAGGTTAAAGATCTCTTATATTATTCTAATGAATTAGATGAATATTTATCTCCAACGCTGTATATTAATCAGTTTCTTATTATACATTCTACTGAAAATCAAAGAAAAACAGCGCTAGGAAGATTTGATGGAAAGATTGTAGTACCTCTTATTTTTAAAGATTCAAGCCCACTAGGAATAACACCAAGAAATGTAGGTCAAAAATTTATGATTGAAGCCCTCTGTATGGATGCTGATAAAGTACCTCTTGTTGTAATTAAAGGTCCTGCAGGAACAGCTAAAACACTTTTTTCACTAGCTGTCGGTCTTCAAAAGGTAATGGAGGAAAATACAGGACAATATAGGAGAATTTTAGTTTGCCGGCCTAATGTGACTATGGATGAAGAAATAGGTTATCTTCCAGGTACAGAACAAGAAAAGATATCTCCTTTTATGAGACCAATATTTGATAATCTTCAAATCTTAGTAGATTCAGATGAAAGAGAAAGATATAAAAACGAAAAAGAACTTGATGACAAAGTTAGAGAATTATTTGATAGGAAGATAATTACAACCGAAGCTGTAGCTTATTTAAGAGGAAGATCTATAGTCAAGAACTGGGTTATAATAGATGAAGCTCAAAATCTTTCACCAAAGCAGGTAAAGGCGATTATAACAAGAGTGGGTGAAGGAACAAAACTTATTTTGATAGGTGATCCAGACCAGATAGACCATGCGTTTTTAGATTCAAGATCGAATGGACTATGCTATGCAGCCGAGAAGATGAAAGGTAGTGAATTATGCTGCCAGGTTACTTTAAAGTATGATGAGTGCGAAAGATCCCCATTAGCTTATGAGTCTTCAAGAAGATTATAAGACAGGAGGCACACTTGATGTGCCTCCTGTTTTGCATAAAAAACATAGTTTTACCTGTAAATACTTATAAATACTATTTAAAATATATTGGTTTTATAGTAGAATATCTATTGTGTCTAAGTATGTGAAAATCCTATCGAATTATATATGGTTTAAAAATCGCAATAATAGAGGATGGTGGAATATGACTTCTAAAAATAAATTAGATGAGAGAACAACTAGTCCACAAAAGAAAAAGAAATTTTCATGGAGGTTTTTTACAGGTTTTATTATATTTGAATTTGTATTTACAGCTATAACTGGTCCTTTTATGCTTTATTATGGGCCTTTTGAAAATGTAAAGAAATCTATGGTAAGTGCTATTATGCAAACACGAACTCATCAGTATTTTGCTACAGCATTTTTATCGGACAAGCGGATAGATAAAATTCTTGACAGAGACTCAAGCAATTTAAGTGGATGGATAAACGTAAGCTCAGAACAACAGCATACTAGTGATATAAAGATACCTAAAAAGCATGATGATTCTATTGAAAGATATGATGTAAGCGGTAAAAGATTCGATGCATATGTACTTGAGATTAAAGATCCTACAAGAATTAAGGTTGCTTCTACAAAGAAACTTGGAAAAGAAGGTCAAAGGACAAGTCAAATGGCTGAGGATAGAGATGCAATAGCAGCAATTAATGGCGGCGGGTTTACTGACAAATCAGCAGATGGACAACTTTGGGCTGGAACAGGAGCTTATCCAACTGGCTTAGTCATTTCTAATAGTAGAGTAATTCATAATGACTTAGGTGATAAAACAAAGACTAGTATCATGGCCATTACTAAAGACGGACTATTGGTAGTTGGAGAAAAAAGCCTGGATGATTTGAAAAAAGAAGGAGTCACTGAGGCTATTTCTTTTGGACCTCCATTAATAGTTAATGGGAAACCCCAAAAGGGCTTAGATCCAGGACCAAATCCTAGAACGGCTATTGGACAAAAACAAGATGGAACTATAATATTAGTGGTTGCTGATGGAAGACAGGGACTTAAGCTAGGGGCAAGCCTGCAGGAGATTCAAGAAATACTTCTTAAGCATGGTGCATGGAATGCCACAAAC
The genomic region above belongs to Clostridium swellfunianum and contains:
- the lon gene encoding endopeptidase La, translated to MEKQLKILPLIPLRGITIFPYMVMHFDVGREKSILALEDAMLNSQEIFLVAQKDAKVEEPSEDDIYTIGTVCTIKQILKLPGNTVRVLVEGINRAELANVTQQEPFFKAEINILEEAECAEDNKCEALMRAVKKAFDEYISLSGNMPNELLISTDDLESPGRLADVISSFLMLKGETKQELLEAHDAKDRLEKLTVVLRNEIDILKIERKIGVKVKSKIDKVQKEYYLREQLKAIQEELGEEDEDKKEITRYKNKINKAKLPKPVKEKALYELDRLKNSGSYSSEGGVIRTYLDWIIELPWNNLTEDNLDIKRAREVFEREHYGLEDVKDRIIEYLAVRKMSNSLKGPIICLVGPPGVGKTSIARSIANALNRNFVRMSLGGVRDEAEIRGHRKTYVGAIPGRVIYGMKQAKSKNPLFLLDEIDKMSNDFRGDPADALLEVLDAEQNSTFRDHYLELDFDLSQVLFITTANSLETIPRPLLDRMEVIEVSGYTYEEKFHIAKDHLIPKQLKEHNIEENKITFADSAIYNVIENYTRESGVRSLERKLGAVLRKTIAEMLEKDKENAHITASHVKKYLGPAIFTYDKIDKEDKIGVVMGMAWTGYGGDTLPVEVTVMQGDGKLELTGQLGDVMKESARAGYSYVRANAEKYGINPEFRKDKDVHIHVPEGAVPKDGPSAGVTIITGLVSALSSKKVKHNVAMTGEITLTGRVLPIGGLKEKCLAAYRAGIDTVIIPKDNEKDMLKIPKSIKSKLTFVLADKIDDVLQNALASEDYNGN
- the yihA gene encoding ribosome biogenesis GTP-binding protein YihA/YsxC — translated: MEIKQSEFITSAVTPNQYPEENRVEIAFVGRSNVGKSSIINSLTNRRGLAKVSSTPGKTRLINFFLINNIFHLVDLPGYGYAKVSKVEKQSWGKIIESYLLNRPQLRKVVLLVDSRHKPSEDDILMYKWIKHYGHNTLIVATKKDKLKKSEIPKSEKLIRETLELSKDEKVMFFSSLNKEGREELLDELFKELEQE
- a CDS encoding CPBP family intramembrane glutamic endopeptidase, with product MLFGVGILYLTLAMFSQNFLPFILVLMNIRFIKSEDNGIITDGYENYFNSSKDYIRYNFNIKNFKFLNGIAYGALTYSSTIVANIIIVMVLQAYNINLNEQEIVRELSKGSLNQLLYMFPMMVLFAPIVEEFTFRWLLFEKILRPRIGIYMAAFISSIMFSLIHFNLRSFPVIMLIGIINCYFIDKKGYWYAVFNHLVFNSVTAVIMLLQKIS
- a CDS encoding bactofilin family protein, which gives rise to MFNEKEKNLNKIETLIGEKCLINGSLSGEGLIKIDGTVDGDILWQDEIVLGKNSSCRSNISCKSAFINGKVEGNVICDNSLTIESSGRISGDITVKNLIIKEGGSFDGKCTMITTKNASEVLE
- a CDS encoding FG-GAP repeat domain-containing protein, producing the protein MKFRVIFLKKKHIYYSVLVTIILILSLILLLTRKSSPTFNTLVDNNKLLQSDLTGDGKKDILYIKTEKDKYYMEVNTGEKSLLLEPDKKLPTVGIYDVSNPLKVTLMDITRDKTPEIFVQASQKETPLQHVFMWSEGKFKDIFCASNSIIGFSDCTNNKTPRFMTGKLTSNKIELSTFMYMHDVSKLENVVFNYKDNYMGKDSIFSFIKYIEALPGSEPNKPANIFYPGLSGQDISVIGKIAGENNTYAFQNCIFRDSKSDKNGDTSEITWTLNFKGISNLNKDKIKNYSLNVLLKPNGKAEENNYFKIYSITLD
- a CDS encoding ferritin-like domain-containing protein; amino-acid sequence: MNNDEMFLTKMLRGENMGINLYEKYISKLPKGQYKREIEKFRQEHIRHKSRLENIMSSRDIEVSSEIGLQGKMTEVMTAARLIFKNNPKSILKEIRKGEFMAAKYSKEYLSEFSESLKPDIEKIIKEDSERISRLDKIIETL
- a CDS encoding ABC transporter substrate-binding protein is translated as MKTKKILAVMISLFICITLSACKNKSKNSEESKDKNLNIYVDIKDKNSLNIIKYLTEEYKKENPQFKIKVNDVLGGGNNVFEDISKGTEADLIFTSRNTMMELAQKGLIADMAQQYERNKIGDKFHKIVSSYGRVGEKYYGIGIMPYTMEVFYNSEALSKLGIAAPTNIKEMAVVIKKLSSSNIRIPVVLPEDLDINTALSAIVASNTVKLSQLDAAYNNKEAYKNIKDMQRIFDDINTIVKETQLNKNIFELGNDSTINALANGTIPILISTSYYSETLSNGKVNLVENYTITPNKTGNVPIIMNSILCVPTNGKNQEAAGKFIKFVISDDTQEKLTKKGYVTGNKKSDEKLSGLGASISKHLMGAGDDNIVYVYSLPQKYQGVISSKIDAILSGKYSGKEWHEIVDEASK
- a CDS encoding Fur family transcriptional regulator; the encoded protein is MNNLSEVFKDKKLKLTPQRIAVYKYLKSTNEHPSAEVIYKALQPDYPTMSLATVYKALKTLVEVDLVQELNVGEGNFRYDGKVCPHSHIQCLSCGKVDDIEGFCLSDLNDSIKDHTDYEVMTNQVYFYGLCKECKNNIDNLHED